The Apibacter raozihei genome contains a region encoding:
- a CDS encoding CDP-alcohol phosphatidyltransferase family protein has protein sequence MHRIPITLIFFRILLIPIVISMSYLGGNSIRIFIVILMYLGLLSDIFDGIIARRLGIATEKLRRLDSLVDLFFWLSIGISSWIISPEIIKNNSVPIIFLFILEIICYLVSFLRFKKEASTHSYTAKLWGLSLVVAFTSIIGFNYGGFFMDNSILIGYISYADVILILLILPHWAHDIPSFYHAYLVRKNIPFKKNHWFN, from the coding sequence ATGCATCGTATTCCCATAACGCTTATTTTTTTCAGAATATTGTTAATACCCATTGTTATTTCCATGTCTTATTTGGGAGGTAATTCAATAAGAATATTTATCGTAATACTTATGTATTTAGGATTATTATCTGATATATTTGATGGAATTATTGCAAGGCGGTTAGGAATAGCTACTGAAAAGTTAAGAAGATTGGATAGTTTAGTAGATCTTTTTTTCTGGTTATCTATAGGAATATCATCATGGATAATCAGCCCGGAAATAATAAAAAATAACAGCGTACCAATTATTTTCCTGTTTATTTTGGAAATAATATGCTATTTAGTAAGTTTTCTTCGTTTTAAAAAAGAAGCAAGTACTCACTCTTATACTGCCAAATTGTGGGGATTAAGTTTAGTAGTAGCATTTACCTCGATTATAGGGTTTAATTACGGAGGATTTTTTATGGATAACTCAATTTTGATAGGATACATATCTTACGCAGACGTTATTTTAATACTTTTAATACTTCCTCATTGGGCCCACGACATACCTAGTT